A stretch of the Massilia varians genome encodes the following:
- a CDS encoding LysR family transcriptional regulator → MDRFDGMRAFVRVVEAGSFTRAAETLGMSRTSVTQLVQQLEAHLRLKLLNRTTRKVNVTADGAAYYERVVRLLAELHDIENNLPGSSNAPRGLLRVDVPSPFANMILVPALPAFHARYPEIQFDLGASDRKVDLIGENVDCVVRGGQVSDLSLVARHVGDLQLGVYAAPSYLAQAGTPLHPNDLQDPRHRIVRFRWANGLPYAMHRSGETVKIGGRYVLAIDDGNAYLTAGLAGLGVLWLPDYMAREHAAKGALVRLFADWEIDPMPLYVAYPPNRYLGKALRVFIDWIVELMGQHAPLAAKLPTGAAARSTPSGPHPPAGSPP, encoded by the coding sequence ATGGACAGATTTGACGGCATGCGGGCATTCGTCCGGGTGGTCGAGGCGGGCAGCTTTACCCGGGCGGCCGAGACGCTCGGCATGAGCCGCACCAGCGTGACCCAGCTGGTGCAGCAGCTGGAAGCCCACCTGCGCCTCAAGCTGCTCAACCGCACCACCCGCAAGGTGAACGTCACCGCCGACGGCGCCGCCTACTACGAGCGCGTGGTGCGCCTGCTGGCCGAGCTGCACGACATCGAGAACAATCTTCCCGGCTCTTCAAACGCGCCGCGCGGCCTGTTGCGGGTGGACGTGCCCAGTCCGTTTGCGAACATGATCCTGGTGCCGGCGCTGCCGGCCTTCCACGCGCGCTACCCCGAGATCCAGTTCGACCTCGGCGCCAGCGACCGCAAGGTCGACCTGATCGGCGAGAACGTCGACTGCGTGGTGCGCGGCGGCCAGGTGTCCGACCTGTCGCTGGTGGCGCGCCACGTCGGCGATCTGCAGCTGGGCGTCTATGCGGCGCCTTCCTACCTGGCCCAGGCCGGCACGCCGCTGCACCCCAATGATCTGCAGGACCCGCGCCACCGCATCGTGCGCTTCCGCTGGGCCAACGGCCTGCCTTACGCCATGCACAGGAGCGGCGAGACGGTGAAGATCGGCGGGCGCTACGTACTGGCGATCGACGACGGCAACGCCTACCTGACGGCGGGCCTGGCCGGATTGGGCGTGCTGTGGCTGCCCGACTACATGGCGCGCGAGCATGCGGCCAAGGGGGCCTTGGTGCGCCTGTTCGCGGATTGGGAGATCGACCCGATGCCGCTCTACGTGGCCTATCCGCCCAACCGCTACCTGGGCAAGGCGCTGCGGGTGTTCATCGACTGGATCGTGGAGTTGATGGGGCAGCATGCGCCGCTGGCGGCGAAGCTTCCTACTGGTGCGGCTGCCCGTTCGACGCCATCAGGCCCGCATCCACCGGCAGGTTCACCCCCGTGA
- a CDS encoding SDR family NAD(P)-dependent oxidoreductase: protein MNRFKDKTVLVTGAASGIGLAVARRFLDEGARVVMLDIDAACLQESAAALPQDRILVQVGDTADRQTAVTAVKAAVEKFGGLHVLVNNAGVATEGDIMATSEEDFERVMAVNVAGYFHMAKAAMPELVKTRGSIVMTSSVSGLGGDWELFAYNTSKGAVSNMVRAMAMDAAKDGVRVNAVNPSFTVTRMTEDMVNDPELVAEFNKRMPLGAPEDPEGVAAAMVFLASEDARLITGVNLPVDAGLMASNGQPHQ from the coding sequence ATGAACCGCTTCAAGGACAAGACCGTACTGGTGACAGGTGCGGCTTCCGGCATCGGCCTGGCGGTTGCCCGCCGCTTCCTCGACGAGGGCGCCCGGGTCGTGATGCTCGATATCGACGCAGCCTGCCTTCAAGAGTCCGCTGCCGCACTGCCGCAGGACCGCATCCTGGTGCAGGTCGGCGATACCGCCGACAGGCAAACGGCCGTCACCGCCGTCAAGGCCGCGGTCGAGAAGTTCGGCGGGCTGCACGTCCTCGTCAACAACGCCGGGGTGGCGACCGAGGGCGACATCATGGCGACCAGCGAGGAAGACTTCGAGCGCGTCATGGCGGTCAACGTGGCCGGCTACTTCCACATGGCCAAGGCGGCGATGCCCGAGCTGGTGAAGACCCGCGGTTCGATCGTCATGACCTCTTCCGTGTCGGGGCTGGGCGGCGACTGGGAGCTGTTCGCCTACAACACCTCGAAGGGCGCCGTCAGCAACATGGTGCGCGCGATGGCGATGGATGCGGCCAAGGATGGCGTGCGGGTGAACGCCGTCAATCCGAGCTTCACGGTTACCCGGATGACCGAGGACATGGTGAACGATCCGGAGCTGGTCGCCGAATTCAACAAGCGCATGCCTCTCGGCGCGCCCGAGGATCCGGAGGGCGTTGCGGCGGCGATGGTGTTCCTGGCGAGCGAGGATGCGCGCCTGATCACGGGGGTGAACCTGCCGGTGGATGCGGGCCTGATGGCGTCGAACGGGCAGCCGCACCAGTAG